Proteins encoded together in one Leishmania infantum JPCM5 genome chromosome 20 window:
- the CYP15 gene encoding putative cyclophilin 15, protein MHMLQTPSPPPHTHTQHPHPSSLCVILPPAMQVELSFIFPHALKELPVSFFVPLSSQRPRTAANLFFMCSGQLPLPAELLSALRLTEAEVAYATPDAAKAAGLLPLSDSAVVRIDKASVMEIGSSTTKSIFGGFIPDERVTLSAGTAARGQSLAATMSSLKAGTLLYGNLGMPNTQASRYYILLEPVTTPEQQHEFAGFAPLGMVTSGLAELKRAASQTAVQPRTLVPKKKVVVSRCRMQLDYTHLSSFTAAGASAPLGGLCDSTGQGAGKQRPTESHERIAGRVRRRDDDGHEAEQASPCSALHDDGNTADPGAAPLHSSGFFKISARFPKAVAASGAGPSLKRRRAEAFVVGDDGLPTLRTTAISPGEQVGGDGTAEPFEFFKAQQDAFMNDIEGIKDAQLQRFNRKAGKIMKSRRAWASSSSSVRHASSQQHSSSGTHATGSGAFSKTGPKKTRPKRY, encoded by the coding sequence atgcacatgtTACAGACaccgtccccccccccacacacacacacacaacacccGCATCCCTCTTCACTCTGCGTGATCCTTCCACCGGCGATGCAGGTCGAGCTCTCGTTTATCTTTCCACACGCGCTCAAGGAGCTGCCTGTGAGCTTCTTTgttcccctctcctcccagcgtccgcgcaccgcggcgaaTCTGTTCTTCATGTGCTCAGGGCAGCTGCCCTTGCCAGCGGAGCTGCTTTCTGCTCTGCGCCTGACGGAGGCCGAGGTCGCCTACGCAACGCCTGATGCTGCCAAGGCGGCTGGCCTGTTGCCGCTGAGCGACTCGGCGGTCGTTCGCATCGACAAGGCGTCTGTGATGGagatcggcagcagcaccaccaagTCGATCTTTGGTGGCTTCATCCCTGATGAAAGGGTGACGCTGTCGGCTGGCACAGCCGCGCGTGGGCAGAGCCTTGCAGCTACCATGTCCTCGCTGAAGGCGGGGACACTCCTGTACGGCAACCTCGGCATGCCGAACACGCAAGCCAGCCGCTACTACATTCTTCTCGAGCCTGTCACAAcgccggagcagcagcacgagtTCGCCGGCTTCGCACCGCTTGGGATGGTGACGAGTGGCTTGGCGGAGCTGAAGAGGGCGGCATcgcagacggcggtgcagccacGCACGCTTGTGCCCAAGAAGAAGGTGGTCGTGTCGAGGTGCCGGATGCAGCTCGACTACACGCACCTGTCATCCTTTACGGCAGCCggtgcgtctgcgccgcttGGCGGGCTCTGCGACAGCACCGGTCAAGGCGCTGGAAAGCAAAGGCCCACAGAGTCGCACGAGCGTATCGCTggccgtgtgcgccgccgcgatgaCGACGGTCACGAGGCCGAGCAAGCTAGCCCATGCAGTGCGTTGCACGATGACGGCAACACCGCCGAccctggcgcagcgccgttgcACAGCTCCGGCTTTTTCAAGATATCGGCGCGCTTCCcgaaggcggtggcggcctcCGGCGCGGGTCCCTCCCTgaagcggcgccgtgcagaAGCATTCGTAGTCGGTGATGACGGCCTGCCGACTCTCCGCACGACGGCGATTTCACCTGGCGAGCaggtcggcggcgacggcaccgctgaACCGTTCGAGTTCTTCAAGGCCCAACAAGACGCCTTCATGAATGACATTGAAGGCATCAaggatgcgcagctgcagcgattTAATCGTAAAGCCGGAAAGATCATGAAATCCCGCCGGGCATGGGCATCGAGCAGCTCAAGTGTGCGGCACGCCagctcgcagcagcacagcagcagcggcacacatgCCACAGGATCAGGCGCCTTCTCAAAGACTGGCCCGAAAAAGACGAGGCCCAAGCGGTACTGA